A region from the Engraulis encrasicolus isolate BLACKSEA-1 chromosome 18, IST_EnEncr_1.0, whole genome shotgun sequence genome encodes:
- the LOC134468796 gene encoding uncharacterized protein LOC134468796 has product MLQKWHDQETAEVLQPQTDEAASASADKRDREPTPSKTPRQLKKARTSAGLPPPARTSETEVVINYSSRKVKVKCQDDVAGIVENLAKRNFRTAANLIAQNSEVMEEVQDRVLEEVEVECRTLCNQQNHFMLWRATATDLQSFSFHDLHADLKRLSPFLFSVLAKISKDSLPHICAAASIALRGRENRLSALAYYINAVLLYGGAKKAAFQRLSKLGICTNHDNAIAKEKELAQRCESPVKSLKIDLESFLIQRNIQRGLPSSGATAHAITTSSDTTTTNTSPVTAIIPATSASSATTTNTSTGTPASAEGNAQDTFTFSDLTVEDMDDLGVAPLSATVHPSSPAPAPPTYSIVFDNLDFYKQTHHQSVHHSNKSIHWIHHMCVIDRVNSLHLDEQSSADALMSYAVGHSLPNTDTQESLRREYVVLGSRILTQYLEAFKSLASVVIKHIPHQFSEEMTQPSTHYPLGLLMKNETQTAELIDVLQHLHQQYVPKLPGGPHKILVGGDRLTEGNCRNAQICFLEGRDEEERLEGLVFKFEDWHAIRNLFEIYHQIFFAEASAKDHGTLIANMNLLRSLSRESFLYDDPRQPMTVAWMYELCMSKKA; this is encoded by the exons GTTGTTATCAACTACAGTTCTCGGAAGGTGAAAGTGAAGTGCCAGGATGATGTGGCAGGTATTGTCGAGAACTTGGCAAAGAGGAACTTTCGGACTGCAGCCAATCTAATCGCACAAAACAGTGAAGTGATGGAGGAGGTACAAGACCGTGTGTTGGAGGAAGTGGAGGTTGAGTGTCGGACGCTCTGCAACCAGCAAAATCATTTCATGCTGTGGAGGGCAACCGCTACTGATCTTCAATCTTTTTCCTTCCACGACTTACACGCTGACCTGAAGAGGCTGTCCCCTTTCCTGTTCAGCGTGCTCGCCAAAATATCCAAGGACTCCCTACCACACATTTGTGCCGCAGCCTCCATCGCCTTACGGGGAAGAGAGAACCGGTTATCAGCCCTGGCCTACTACATAAATGCTGTGTTGTTATACGGTGGAGCAAAGAAGGCAGCATTCCAGCGACTCTCAAAACTGGGCATCTGCACAAACCATGACAATGCAATTGCCAAAGAAAAAGAACTGGCTCAGCGCTGTGAGAGTCCTGTGAAATCACTAAAAATTGATTTAGAGTCCTTCCTGATCCAGAGGAATATTCAAAGAGGCCTACCATCATCAG GCGCAACGGCACACGCCATCACGACAAGTTCTgacacaaccaccaccaacacaagCCCGGTCACAGCAATCATCCCTGCCACATCAGCAAGCTCTGCCACAACTACCAACACATCAACAGGCACACCTGCAAGTGCTGAGGGGAATGCCCAGGATACATTCACTTTCAGCGACCTGACCGTAGAAGACATGGATGATTTGGGTGTTGCTCCATTGTCTGCTACGGTTCATCCATCCTCTCCAGCGCCGGCACCTCCAACATACTCCATAGTATTTGACAATCTGGACTTCTACAAGCAGACACATCATCAGTCTGTCCATCACTCCAACAAGTCTATACACTGGATTCACCACATGTGTGTCATCGACAGAGTCAATTCACTCCACCTGGACGAACAAAGCAGTGCAGACGCTTTGATGTCTTATGCCGTTGGCCATTCACTCCCCAATACTGACACGCAAGAAAGTCTACGAAGAGAATATGTCGTCTTGGGTAGTCGCATCCTGACCCAGTATTTGGAGGCATTCAAGAGCTTGGCAAGTGTCGTGATCAAACATATTCCACACCAGTTCTCCGAAGAGATGACCCAGCCCTCTACACAT TACCCACTTGGACTTCTAATGAAGAATGAGACCCAAACGGCTGAACTGATTGATGTGCTCCAGCATCTTCATCAACA GTATGTCCCAAAACTCCCCGGTGGACCACACAAGATTTTGGTTGGGGGCGACCGCCTGACAGAGGGGAATTGCCGGAATGCCCAGATATGTTTTTTAGAAGGACGGGACGAAGAGGAACGGCTGGAGGGACTTGTCTTCAAATTCGAAGACTGGCATGCCATCCGTAACCTCTTTGAG ATCTATCATCAGATCTTCTTCGCTGAGGCATCAGCAAAAGACCATGGCACACTAATCGCCAACATGAATCTTTTAAG GAGTCTCTCAAGGGAGTCTTTCCTTTACGATGATCCTCGCCAACCCATGACGGTGGCGTGGATGTATGAACTGTGCATGTCCAAGAAAGCATAG